A stretch of Armatimonadota bacterium DNA encodes these proteins:
- a CDS encoding carbohydrate ABC transporter permease, with protein MRLGRRWRALLRDGGRWAVLTAFAVFAAFPFAWMGITAFKRNSDLYNPANNPFWFNEPPTLEHLRYVFHNTMYAHWITNTAMVGVAVVALTLLLALPAGYSLARFLGAWGTRLGISIFLVYLVPPTLLFIPLARVVSELGLQNTIWALVVVYPTITVPFATWLLMGFFKSIPRELEEQALVDGYSRAGAFLRITLPLAVPGIVAVTIFSFTISAQEFVYALTFVTSTARKTVSVGVPADMVRGDIFDWGPLMASAFLASVPVAALYYFVLDKFVSGFTTAGAIR; from the coding sequence ATGCGCCTGGGCCGGCGCTGGCGGGCGCTGCTGCGGGACGGGGGCCGGTGGGCGGTGCTGACCGCCTTCGCCGTCTTCGCCGCCTTCCCGTTCGCCTGGATGGGCATCACCGCTTTCAAGCGCAACTCCGACCTCTACAACCCGGCCAACAACCCCTTCTGGTTCAACGAGCCGCCGACCCTCGAGCACCTGCGCTACGTTTTCCACAACACCATGTACGCCCACTGGATCACCAACACGGCGATGGTGGGCGTCGCCGTGGTCGCCCTCACGCTGCTGCTGGCGTTGCCGGCCGGGTACAGCCTGGCTCGCTTCCTCGGGGCATGGGGGACCCGGCTCGGCATCAGCATCTTCCTCGTCTACCTGGTGCCGCCGACGCTGCTCTTCATCCCGCTGGCCCGGGTGGTCAGCGAGCTGGGGCTGCAGAACACCATCTGGGCCCTCGTCGTCGTCTACCCGACGATCACCGTCCCCTTCGCCACCTGGCTGCTCATGGGGTTCTTCAAGTCCATCCCCCGGGAGCTGGAGGAGCAGGCCCTGGTGGACGGCTACAGCCGGGCGGGAGCCTTCCTGCGCATCACCCTGCCGCTGGCCGTCCCCGGCATCGTGGCGGTGACGATCTTCAGCTTCACCATCTCGGCCCAGGAGTTCGTCTACGCCCTCACCTTCGTCACCAGTACCGCCCGCAAGACCGTCAGCGTGGGCGTGCCGGCGGACATGGTGCGGGGCGACATCTTCGACTGGGGGCCGCTGATGGCGTCCGCCTTCCTGGCGAGCGTCCCGGTGGCGGCCCTCTACTACTTCGTCCTGGACAAGTTCGTGTCGGGGTTCACCACGGCCGGGGCGATCCGGTGA
- a CDS encoding sugar ABC transporter permease: MRSATTVARPFADVLAQGRRWVRREAVLGPLLVLPAFLYVGLLVGFPFLFAIYLSLTDATTGNPYGTFIGLRNYAEIVQDRVFRQALRNTFLFTLTAQAAVIVLANILARALHATRRGRGVVLFLVLLPWVAPVSLATIGWLWILHARFSIVDWLLWQVGLLPRHTNMFWLGRPDLAMGSVIVVHVWRMLPFATVVLLAGLTSLPRDLLDQALVDGAGFWRRLVHVQLPLLLPILSVALLFGTIFTFTDMAVVYVLTRGGPFDTTQVLSSLAFFKGIVGGNLSVGASISLFLFPVLFATAVLMLRLARRAEVA, translated from the coding sequence GTGAGGTCGGCCACCACCGTTGCCCGGCCGTTCGCGGACGTGCTGGCCCAGGGGCGGCGCTGGGTGCGGCGCGAGGCCGTCCTGGGCCCGCTGCTGGTCCTGCCCGCCTTCCTCTACGTCGGCCTGCTGGTCGGCTTCCCCTTCCTCTTCGCCATCTACCTCAGCCTGACCGACGCCACGACCGGGAACCCCTACGGCACGTTCATCGGGCTGCGCAACTACGCCGAGATCGTGCAGGACCGCGTCTTCCGCCAGGCGCTGCGCAACACCTTCCTCTTCACCCTCACCGCCCAGGCCGCGGTGATCGTCCTGGCCAACATCCTGGCCCGCGCGCTGCACGCCACGCGGCGCGGCCGCGGGGTCGTCCTCTTCCTCGTCCTCCTCCCCTGGGTGGCGCCGGTCTCCCTGGCGACGATCGGCTGGCTGTGGATCCTCCACGCCCGCTTCAGCATCGTCGACTGGCTGCTCTGGCAGGTGGGGCTGCTGCCGCGGCACACCAACATGTTCTGGCTGGGGCGGCCCGACCTGGCCATGGGCTCGGTCATCGTCGTCCACGTCTGGCGGATGCTGCCGTTCGCCACCGTGGTGCTGCTGGCCGGGCTCACCTCCCTCCCGCGCGACCTGCTGGACCAGGCCCTGGTGGACGGCGCGGGGTTCTGGCGGCGGCTCGTCCACGTCCAGCTGCCGCTCCTGCTGCCCATCCTCAGCGTGGCCCTGCTCTTCGGGACGATCTTCACCTTCACCGACATGGCCGTGGTCTACGTCCTCACCCGCGGGGGGCCGTTCGACACCACGCAGGTGCTCTCCAGCCTGGCCTTCTTCAAGGGCATCGTCGGCGGCAACCTGAGCGTGGGGGCGAGCATCTCCCTCTTCCTCTTCCCGGTGCTCTTCGCCACGGCCGTGCTGATGCTGCGCCTGGCCCGCCGGGCGGAGGTGGCGTGA
- the selB gene encoding selenocysteine-specific translation elongation factor — protein MDPPGFVIGTAGHIDHGKSTLVKALTGIDPDRLEEERRRGMTIDLGFAHLDLPSGRRVGIVDVPGHERLVRNMLAGAGGLDAVLLVVATDEGVMPQTREHLDILRFLRVPRGVVVLTKVDLVPDAEWLAAVEAEVAELVRGTFLETAPRLRVSARTGEGLDRLVDALDRLLDAVPRRPVDGPVRLPVDRVFTMPGFGTVVTGTLWSGRVRAGDLLEVLPGGERVRVRQVQRHGAPVEVALAGSRTALNLSGIERERLERGVVLATPGTFTPASLLDARLRLLPGVPPLGHLARIRVYLGTAEVLARVALLDRDQLRPGEEAPVQLRLEGPLVAARGDAFVVRRYSPPLTLGGGEVVTVNPPKRRRGPAAAREVAALAQADLGEVVRGAVAASGLAGATVEDLLPRLGESRGRVAEEVARLVGLGSLLQVRERYFDAALVAAAEDRLRALVAATHTATPWRLGVPREEARARAFAGADDRLFGAVLERLVAAGRLALTRGFVHEPQHVPRYTPEEAAVRQAVLERLRAGRYAPPTLEEVRSALGAPADLVDRMAQSLVEAGELVEVAPGVMVPSDVLADVRREVVEHIAAAGSITVAELRDRLGTSRKYALALLEYLDATRVTRRTGDRRVLAGHQARTAGAVERRG, from the coding sequence ATGGACCCTCCCGGCTTCGTCATCGGCACGGCCGGCCACATCGACCACGGCAAGAGCACGCTGGTCAAGGCCCTCACGGGGATCGATCCGGACCGCCTGGAGGAGGAGCGGCGCCGGGGCATGACCATCGACCTCGGCTTCGCCCACCTCGACCTGCCCAGCGGCCGGCGCGTGGGCATCGTGGACGTGCCGGGGCACGAGCGCCTCGTCCGGAACATGCTGGCGGGCGCGGGCGGGCTGGACGCCGTGCTACTGGTGGTCGCCACCGACGAAGGGGTGATGCCGCAGACCCGGGAGCACCTGGACATCCTACGCTTCCTGCGGGTGCCCCGGGGCGTCGTCGTGCTGACGAAGGTCGACCTGGTCCCCGATGCGGAGTGGCTGGCCGCGGTGGAGGCGGAGGTGGCGGAGCTCGTCCGGGGGACCTTCCTCGAGACCGCGCCGCGGCTGCGGGTCTCCGCCCGCACGGGGGAGGGCCTGGACCGCCTGGTGGACGCGCTCGACCGCCTCCTGGACGCGGTCCCCCGGCGTCCCGTGGACGGGCCGGTGCGGCTGCCCGTGGACCGGGTCTTCACGATGCCCGGCTTCGGTACGGTGGTCACCGGCACCCTGTGGAGCGGGCGGGTGCGCGCCGGTGACCTCCTCGAGGTGCTGCCGGGTGGGGAGCGCGTGCGCGTCCGGCAGGTGCAGCGCCACGGGGCGCCGGTGGAGGTCGCGCTGGCCGGTTCCCGCACCGCCCTCAACCTCAGCGGGATTGAGCGGGAGCGGCTCGAGCGCGGCGTGGTCCTGGCGACCCCCGGCACCTTCACCCCCGCGTCCTTGCTGGACGCGCGGCTGCGGCTGCTGCCCGGCGTCCCGCCCTTGGGACACCTGGCGCGGATCCGCGTCTACCTGGGCACGGCGGAAGTCCTCGCCCGGGTCGCGTTGCTCGACCGCGACCAGCTCCGGCCCGGGGAGGAGGCGCCGGTGCAGCTGCGCCTGGAAGGGCCGCTCGTGGCCGCGCGGGGGGACGCCTTCGTCGTCCGGCGCTACTCGCCGCCGCTGACGCTCGGGGGCGGCGAGGTGGTGACGGTGAACCCGCCGAAACGCCGCCGTGGGCCGGCCGCTGCGAGGGAGGTGGCGGCGCTGGCCCAGGCGGACCTGGGGGAGGTGGTGCGCGGGGCCGTGGCCGCGTCCGGCCTGGCCGGCGCGACCGTCGAGGACCTCCTGCCGCGGCTGGGCGAGTCCCGCGGGCGCGTCGCGGAGGAGGTGGCGCGTCTCGTCGGCCTGGGGAGCCTCCTGCAGGTCCGGGAGCGGTACTTCGACGCCGCGCTCGTGGCGGCGGCGGAGGACCGGCTGCGAGCCCTGGTGGCGGCGACGCACACGGCCACGCCCTGGCGCCTGGGAGTGCCGCGGGAGGAAGCCCGCGCCCGCGCGTTTGCGGGGGCCGACGACCGGCTCTTCGGGGCCGTGCTGGAGCGGCTGGTGGCTGCGGGTCGCCTGGCGCTGACGCGGGGCTTCGTCCACGAGCCGCAGCACGTGCCGCGGTACACGCCCGAAGAGGCAGCGGTGCGTCAGGCGGTGCTGGAGCGCCTCCGCGCCGGCCGCTACGCCCCGCCGACCCTCGAGGAGGTCCGGAGCGCGCTGGGAGCACCCGCCGACCTGGTCGACCGCATGGCGCAGTCGCTGGTCGAGGCCGGCGAGCTGGTGGAGGTGGCGCCCGGGGTGATGGTCCCGTCAGACGTTCTGGCCGACGTGCGGCGGGAGGTAGTGGAGCACATCGCTGCCGCGGGGTCGATCACGGTCGCCGAGCTGCGCGACCGGCTGGGGACGAGCCGGAAGTACGCGCTGGCACTCCTGGAGTACCTGGACGCCACGCGGGTGACCCGCCGCACCGGAGACCGCCGGGTGCTCGCCGGGCACCAGGCGAGGACGGCCGGGGCGGTGGAGAGGCGCGGGTAG
- the selA gene encoding L-seryl-tRNA(Sec) selenium transferase: MSAPADPRLRHLPSVDQLVQDLEARGHVDGVPRPAAVACVRRVVEEARRRLLEGTAPADWSPDALLEESAAAVARLRAPTLVRAVNATGVLIHTNLGRAPLSAAAQEAVRETLAGYTMLELDPSTGERGSRQAHVEPLLQVVTGAEAGLVVNNNAAAVLLALAALGAGREAVVSRGELVEIGDAFRMPEIMAQAGVRLVEVGTTNRTYLRDYERAVGPATGLLLKVHRSNFALRGFVHETSVAELVAFGRARGLPVVVDLGSGALVDLRTRGLPPEPMVQETVAAGADLVTFSGDKLLGGPQAGILVGRRQAVDVCRRHPLARAVRIDRLDLAALAATLRHYLDPERAWEEVPVLRMLGADLKEVMDRALWLARHLRERLDRAAQVTVVASTCQTGGGALPDVAIPSAAVLVQPRDGRAAAWAARLRAHRPPVIVRVQDDALRLDARTLLPEDLEAVLAAFATLAPGPGRET; the protein is encoded by the coding sequence GTGAGCGCACCGGCCGACCCCCGCCTGCGCCACCTGCCGTCGGTGGACCAGCTCGTGCAGGACCTGGAGGCGCGAGGCCACGTGGACGGGGTCCCGCGGCCGGCGGCGGTGGCCTGTGTGCGCCGCGTGGTGGAGGAGGCGCGCCGACGCCTGCTCGAGGGGACGGCCCCGGCGGACTGGTCGCCCGACGCCCTGCTCGAGGAGAGCGCCGCGGCGGTGGCCCGCCTGCGCGCGCCCACGCTGGTGCGGGCGGTGAACGCCACCGGCGTCCTCATCCACACGAACCTTGGGCGGGCGCCGCTGAGCGCCGCGGCGCAGGAGGCAGTGCGGGAGACCCTGGCCGGCTACACCATGCTGGAGCTCGACCCGTCGACCGGTGAGCGGGGCTCCCGGCAGGCGCACGTCGAGCCCCTGCTGCAGGTGGTCACCGGGGCGGAAGCCGGCCTGGTGGTGAACAACAACGCCGCGGCGGTCCTGCTGGCGCTGGCGGCGCTGGGGGCCGGGCGGGAGGCGGTGGTCTCGCGCGGCGAGCTCGTGGAGATCGGCGACGCCTTCCGCATGCCCGAGATCATGGCCCAGGCGGGCGTGCGGCTGGTGGAGGTGGGCACGACCAACCGCACCTACCTCCGCGACTACGAGCGGGCGGTGGGCCCCGCCACGGGCCTGCTCCTCAAGGTGCACCGCAGCAACTTCGCCCTGCGCGGCTTCGTCCACGAGACCTCCGTGGCGGAGCTGGTGGCGTTCGGCCGGGCCCGCGGGCTGCCCGTGGTGGTCGACCTGGGCAGCGGGGCGCTCGTGGACCTGCGCACGCGCGGGCTCCCGCCCGAACCGATGGTGCAGGAGACGGTGGCCGCCGGCGCCGACCTCGTCACCTTCAGCGGGGACAAGCTGCTGGGCGGGCCGCAGGCAGGCATCCTGGTGGGCCGCCGCCAGGCCGTGGACGTCTGCCGCCGCCATCCCCTGGCGCGGGCGGTGCGCATCGATCGCCTCGACCTGGCCGCGCTGGCGGCCACCCTGCGTCACTACCTCGACCCGGAGCGGGCCTGGGAGGAGGTCCCGGTCCTGCGCATGCTGGGCGCGGACCTGAAGGAGGTCATGGACCGGGCGCTGTGGCTGGCCCGCCACCTGCGCGAGCGCCTCGACCGGGCCGCCCAGGTCACGGTGGTCGCCTCCACGTGCCAGACGGGGGGCGGGGCGCTGCCGGACGTGGCGATCCCGTCGGCGGCCGTCCTGGTCCAGCCGCGCGACGGCCGGGCCGCGGCGTGGGCGGCGCGCCTGCGGGCGCACCGTCCGCCCGTCATCGTGCGGGTCCAGGACGACGCCCTCCGCCTCGACGCCCGCACGCTCCTCCCCGAGGACCTGGAGGCGGTGCTGGCCGCCTTCGCCACGCTGGCCCCCGGTCCGGGACGGGAGACCTGA
- a CDS encoding PHP domain-containing protein, with the protein MTGGPAAEAQGTVRIDLHVHTTASDGLLPPADVVRLARRSGVQVLAVADHDTTEGLAAAQAAAAAEGIELIPAVELNTDVPGAEVHVLGYGIDHRVPWFQAFLVRLRDGRVDRARRMVEKLAALGLPIAMERVLALAGEGAVGRPHVARALVEAGYVRETAEAFARYIGRHGPAYVERLKLTPQQAVQVIRAAGGVPVLAHPGWLADDAAVEALLGEGLEGLEVYYPDHTPAMVETYLALARRYEMLVTGGTDFHGGDLATRVPLGSQYVPPEVVTRLRERLEGRRPQPHPPPIRLEAE; encoded by the coding sequence GTGACCGGAGGGCCCGCGGCGGAGGCGCAGGGCACGGTGCGCATCGACCTGCACGTCCACACCACGGCCAGCGACGGCCTCCTCCCGCCGGCGGACGTGGTGCGCCTGGCCCGGCGGTCCGGCGTGCAGGTGCTGGCCGTGGCCGACCACGACACCACGGAGGGGCTGGCCGCAGCCCAGGCCGCGGCGGCGGCCGAGGGCATCGAGCTCATCCCGGCGGTGGAGCTCAACACCGACGTCCCCGGTGCGGAGGTGCACGTGCTCGGCTACGGCATCGACCACCGCGTGCCGTGGTTCCAGGCCTTCCTCGTGCGCCTGCGCGACGGGCGCGTGGACCGGGCGCGGCGCATGGTGGAGAAGCTGGCCGCGCTCGGCCTGCCCATCGCCATGGAGCGGGTGCTGGCGCTGGCCGGGGAGGGGGCGGTGGGGCGGCCCCACGTGGCCCGGGCGCTCGTCGAGGCCGGGTACGTGCGCGAGACCGCGGAGGCCTTCGCCCGCTACATCGGTCGCCACGGCCCGGCCTACGTGGAGCGCCTGAAGCTCACCCCGCAGCAGGCGGTGCAGGTGATCCGCGCGGCTGGGGGAGTGCCGGTGCTGGCCCATCCCGGGTGGCTCGCCGACGACGCCGCTGTCGAGGCCCTGCTGGGAGAGGGGCTGGAGGGCCTGGAGGTCTACTACCCCGACCACACGCCTGCCATGGTCGAGACCTACCTGGCGCTGGCGCGGCGGTACGAGATGCTGGTGACGGGCGGCACCGACTTCCACGGCGGCGACCTGGCCACCCGCGTGCCGCTGGGCAGCCAGTATGTGCCGCCCGAGGTGGTGACGCGCCTGCGCGAGCGCCTGGAGGGGCGGCGACCGCAACCCCACCCGCCGCCGATCCGGCTGGAAGCGGAGTAG
- a CDS encoding TIGR00282 family metallophosphoesterase codes for MRVLMIGDICGRPGRRLLRAELPRLRREHDADLVVANGENAAGGVGITAETAEEIFAAGVDVITGGNHTWHARAAYALLDAHPRLLRPANYPPGAPGRGVLTLEVGGRLAAVMNLQGRVFMGELDDPFRAARALTEELRTQTPFIVVDFHAEVTSEKVAMGWHLDGQVSVVAGTHTHVQTADERILPGGTAYITDLGMTGPRDGIIGMAREPILEHFLTGLPMRFTVAKGPVQLNGIAVTLDADGRAREIRRIQLVRETVEG; via the coding sequence ATGCGCGTCCTGATGATCGGCGACATCTGCGGGCGGCCGGGCCGCCGCCTCCTGCGGGCCGAGTTGCCCCGCCTGCGCCGGGAGCACGATGCCGACCTCGTCGTGGCCAACGGGGAGAACGCCGCCGGCGGCGTAGGCATCACCGCCGAGACCGCCGAGGAGATCTTCGCCGCCGGCGTGGACGTCATCACCGGCGGCAATCACACCTGGCACGCCCGCGCCGCCTACGCCCTCCTGGACGCGCACCCGCGCCTCCTGCGCCCGGCCAACTACCCGCCCGGAGCACCGGGGCGGGGCGTCCTCACCCTGGAGGTGGGGGGCCGGCTGGCCGCGGTGATGAACCTGCAGGGGCGGGTCTTCATGGGCGAGCTCGACGACCCCTTCCGCGCCGCCCGCGCCCTGACGGAAGAGCTGCGCACGCAGACGCCTTTCATCGTCGTGGACTTCCACGCCGAGGTGACCTCGGAGAAGGTGGCGATGGGCTGGCACCTGGACGGGCAGGTCAGCGTCGTGGCCGGGACGCACACGCACGTCCAGACCGCCGACGAGCGCATCCTGCCGGGCGGGACGGCCTACATCACCGACCTGGGCATGACCGGGCCGCGCGACGGCATCATCGGCATGGCGCGCGAGCCCATCCTCGAACACTTCCTCACCGGGCTGCCCATGCGGTTCACAGTGGCCAAGGGCCCGGTGCAGCTCAACGGGATCGCCGTCACCCTGGACGCGGACGGCCGGGCACGAGAGATTCGCCGCATCCAGCTCGTCCGGGAGACGGTGGAGGGGTGA
- the rny gene encoding ribonuclease Y, protein MVALLVLGVGVIAFLLGYLLRKNVAEARIQSAEEAARKILDEAAREAEAKKREAVVEAKDEAFRLKREAEREIREQRAELQRLERRLVQREETLERKGESLEKREKTVAEREQELNRAREEIEALRAQQQAELERIARLTAEEARAELLRSVEETARADAAAIIRRIESAAREEADRRAREIVALAVQRVAAEHTAEVTVSVVPLPNDEMKGRIIGREGRNIRTLESLTGVDLIIDDTPEAVTISSFDPVRREIARLTLEKLIQDGRIHPARIEEMVEKAQRELEQRIKEEGERAAFEAGVHGLHPEELKLLGRLKFRHSYGQNLLQHSVEVAMLAGVLASYLGADAALARRAGLLHDIGKALTHEVDGTHSTIGVDIARRYHEPPEVINAIEYHHGEAEPASVEAILVAAADAISASRPGARKETVEMYIERLEGLERLATSFPGVEKAYAIQAGREVRVLVKPQEVDDLEAAQLARELAKKIESDLEYPGQIKVTVLRETRIVEYAR, encoded by the coding sequence TTGGTCGCGCTCCTGGTCCTCGGGGTGGGTGTGATCGCGTTCCTCCTTGGCTACCTCCTGCGGAAGAACGTCGCTGAGGCGCGGATCCAGTCGGCTGAAGAGGCCGCCCGGAAGATTCTGGACGAGGCGGCCCGCGAGGCCGAGGCGAAGAAGCGGGAAGCCGTCGTCGAAGCCAAAGATGAGGCCTTCCGCCTCAAGCGGGAAGCGGAGCGGGAGATCCGCGAGCAGCGGGCCGAGCTCCAGCGCCTTGAGCGGCGTTTGGTACAGCGCGAAGAGACCCTCGAGCGCAAGGGAGAGAGCTTAGAGAAGCGCGAGAAGACCGTCGCCGAACGAGAACAGGAGCTCAACCGAGCACGTGAGGAGATCGAAGCGCTCCGGGCCCAGCAGCAGGCCGAGCTGGAGCGCATCGCCCGTCTGACCGCCGAGGAGGCTCGCGCCGAACTGCTGCGCTCCGTCGAGGAGACGGCCCGGGCCGATGCCGCGGCCATCATCCGCCGGATCGAGTCCGCCGCCCGCGAGGAGGCGGACCGGCGGGCCCGCGAGATCGTCGCCCTGGCCGTCCAGCGGGTGGCTGCCGAGCACACCGCCGAGGTCACCGTCTCGGTGGTCCCGCTGCCCAACGACGAGATGAAGGGGCGGATCATCGGCCGCGAGGGGCGGAACATCCGCACCCTGGAGAGCCTGACGGGAGTCGACCTCATCATCGACGACACCCCGGAGGCGGTGACCATCTCCTCCTTCGACCCGGTGCGGCGGGAGATCGCCCGCCTCACCCTGGAGAAGCTCATCCAGGACGGCCGCATCCACCCCGCCCGGATCGAGGAGATGGTGGAGAAGGCCCAGCGGGAGCTGGAGCAGCGGATCAAGGAGGAAGGGGAGCGCGCGGCCTTTGAGGCCGGCGTCCACGGCCTCCACCCCGAGGAGCTGAAGCTGCTCGGGCGCCTGAAGTTCCGCCACTCCTACGGGCAGAACCTCCTCCAGCACTCCGTGGAGGTGGCCATGCTGGCGGGGGTCCTGGCCAGCTACCTGGGCGCGGATGCGGCCCTGGCCCGGCGGGCCGGGTTGCTCCACGACATCGGCAAGGCGCTCACCCACGAGGTGGACGGGACGCACAGCACGATCGGCGTGGACATCGCGCGGCGCTATCACGAGCCGCCCGAGGTGATCAACGCGATCGAGTACCACCACGGTGAGGCTGAGCCGGCGTCCGTGGAGGCGATCCTGGTCGCGGCGGCCGACGCCATCTCCGCCAGCCGGCCGGGGGCCCGCAAGGAGACCGTGGAGATGTACATCGAGCGGCTGGAGGGCCTGGAACGCCTGGCCACCTCCTTCCCGGGAGTGGAGAAGGCCTACGCCATCCAGGCCGGCCGCGAGGTCCGCGTCCTGGTGAAGCCCCAGGAGGTCGACGACCTCGAAGCCGCCCAGCTGGCCCGCGAGCTGGCGAAGAAGATCGAGTCGGACCTGGAGTACCCGGGGCAGATCAAGGTCACGGTGCTCCGGGAGACCCGGATCGTCGAGTACGCCCGCTGA
- a CDS encoding AAA family ATPase: TDPRMRLLTLRLRHFAGLAEAVVPFAPGITVVQGPNEAGKSTIRQALLAAFFASPATTARRREEWRPWGSETFGSLAVEFELDGRRFQLVKDFERRRMQLREIGTGQEWEGARVQARLQEALGLSTELLYRATAMVDQAELASLGKGAGEVSERLSRIVQAGPGDAEAGAVLRRLEREVGELERGLERWAKTPGTIRALEDEVARLEADRAALQRRVAAVAAAREELDRVRAAREAAERDLADLQAALRANQEYVVLEQELAPLRGQEAQLATRIAGAEAGVERLRRIAAELEELQAGGVPDDDRLDALVRAAERVEALRERLAAQQDRLREAERRAADVPAAPQARAALWSGSGLALLGLLLALAAAAGLLPPMWSWPVAAFLAVAGVGTLGWARRREALVGAVRAQALRALAAAREEVEATAGDLTEAETRLQRALAESGSATVAEARARRARLGELVREQAETRGIVETHLGGETLEALRQALVRLRADVEQRERVLRTPEVQARRLTPLQVQRLASDAEALAGRVEELRLRQRELERLLAEGAPDDEELAVVEERLAERRERLLAARRRARVCRAAIDGLRAARAQAMIPARQEVEARAGAYLGVLTRGAYREVRLEEPPLRVLVRVDRAGRWLEPAEPALSRGTVDQVYLAVRLALVEVLSQGRRPPLLLDDPFGSFDPTRLAAAMTLLRRIAEVHQVVLFTCRPEYEAYGDTVVRVGAGPPGDEAGVDHPAEEGPGPLWTPTGPH, from the coding sequence ACTGACCCTCGGATGCGGCTGCTGACCCTGCGCCTGCGCCACTTCGCCGGCCTCGCCGAGGCGGTAGTGCCCTTCGCGCCGGGCATCACGGTGGTCCAGGGCCCCAACGAGGCGGGGAAGTCCACCATCCGCCAGGCGCTCCTGGCGGCGTTCTTCGCCAGCCCGGCCACGACCGCCCGCCGGCGGGAGGAGTGGCGCCCCTGGGGCTCCGAGACGTTCGGCAGCCTCGCTGTCGAGTTCGAGCTCGACGGCCGCCGCTTCCAGCTCGTCAAGGACTTTGAGCGGCGCCGCATGCAGCTGCGGGAGATCGGCACCGGTCAGGAGTGGGAGGGGGCGAGAGTCCAGGCGCGTCTCCAGGAGGCGCTGGGCCTCTCCACCGAGCTCCTCTACCGGGCCACGGCCATGGTCGACCAGGCCGAGCTGGCCTCGCTCGGCAAGGGCGCGGGGGAGGTGAGCGAACGCCTCTCCCGCATCGTGCAGGCCGGCCCGGGCGACGCCGAGGCGGGCGCGGTGCTCCGCCGCCTGGAGCGGGAAGTGGGCGAGCTGGAGCGGGGGCTGGAGCGGTGGGCCAAGACCCCCGGCACCATCCGGGCGCTCGAGGACGAGGTGGCCCGCCTCGAGGCCGACCGCGCCGCCCTGCAGCGCCGCGTCGCCGCCGTGGCCGCGGCCCGTGAGGAGCTCGACCGGGTGCGCGCAGCGCGCGAGGCCGCCGAACGGGACCTGGCCGACCTGCAGGCCGCGCTGCGGGCCAACCAGGAGTACGTCGTCCTGGAGCAGGAGCTGGCGCCGCTGCGGGGCCAGGAGGCCCAGCTGGCCACGCGGATCGCCGGGGCGGAGGCGGGAGTGGAGCGCCTGCGCCGCATCGCCGCGGAACTCGAGGAGCTCCAGGCGGGTGGCGTCCCCGACGACGATCGCCTGGATGCGCTGGTCCGTGCGGCGGAGCGCGTGGAGGCGCTGCGCGAGCGCCTGGCCGCCCAACAGGACCGCCTCCGGGAGGCCGAGCGCCGGGCGGCGGACGTCCCCGCCGCTCCTCAGGCGCGGGCCGCGCTCTGGAGCGGCAGTGGTCTCGCGCTGCTCGGCCTGCTCCTGGCGCTCGCTGCCGCCGCCGGCCTGCTCCCTCCGATGTGGAGCTGGCCGGTGGCGGCCTTCCTGGCCGTAGCCGGGGTGGGGACGCTGGGATGGGCCCGGCGGCGCGAGGCGCTCGTGGGCGCCGTGCGGGCGCAGGCCCTCAGGGCGCTCGCGGCGGCGCGGGAAGAGGTCGAGGCCACTGCGGGCGACCTGACCGAAGCCGAGACCCGGCTGCAGCGGGCGCTGGCGGAGAGCGGGAGCGCCACGGTGGCCGAGGCGCGGGCGCGGCGGGCCCGGCTGGGCGAGCTCGTCAGGGAGCAGGCGGAGACGCGCGGCATTGTGGAGACCCACCTGGGTGGAGAAACGCTGGAGGCGCTGCGTCAGGCGCTCGTGCGCCTGCGCGCCGACGTGGAACAGCGGGAGCGGGTGCTGCGCACACCGGAGGTTCAGGCCCGGCGTCTGACCCCGCTCCAGGTACAGCGGCTGGCCTCCGACGCTGAGGCGCTCGCCGGGCGGGTGGAGGAGTTGCGGCTTCGCCAGCGCGAACTGGAACGCCTCCTGGCCGAGGGCGCCCCCGACGACGAAGAGCTGGCCGTGGTGGAGGAACGCCTGGCCGAGCGGCGGGAGCGGCTCCTGGCGGCCCGCCGCCGCGCCCGCGTCTGCCGGGCGGCGATTGACGGCCTGCGCGCCGCTCGCGCTCAGGCCATGATCCCGGCGCGGCAGGAGGTGGAGGCGCGGGCGGGAGCGTACCTGGGCGTCCTCACCCGCGGAGCCTACCGGGAGGTGCGGCTGGAGGAACCCCCGCTGCGGGTCCTGGTCCGGGTCGATCGAGCCGGGAGGTGGCTGGAGCCCGCGGAGCCGGCGTTGAGCCGTGGCACGGTCGACCAGGTCTACCTGGCCGTGCGCCTCGCCCTGGTGGAGGTCCTCTCCCAGGGCCGCCGCCCGCCCCTGCTGCTCGACGACCCCTTCGGCAGTTTCGACCCGACCCGGCTGGCTGCGGCCATGACGTTGCTGCGCCGGATCGCCGAGGTCCACCAGGTCGTGCTCTTCACCTGCCGACCGGAGTACGAGGCATACGGCGACACGGTGGTGCGGGTGGGAGCGGGACCGCCGGGGGACGAAGCCGGTGTCGATCACCCTGCCGAGGAAGGCCCGGGTCCACTCTGGACGCCGACCGGTCCTCACTGA